A window of the Chanodichthys erythropterus isolate Z2021 chromosome 21, ASM2448905v1, whole genome shotgun sequence genome harbors these coding sequences:
- the ptger3 gene encoding prostaglandin E2 receptor EP3 subtype, whose amino-acid sequence MTSKCQSADVLPQNLTAGTMMWEKNLSKSSQDSTGNNASCGSVSVFFPITMMITGMVGNSLAMLLVSSAYRKKENKRKKSFLLCIGSLALTDLFGQLLTSPIVISVYRADLKWKRVDPSGTLCAFFGVCMTTFGLCPLFLASVMAIERALAITAPHWYSHYMKTSVTKQVLVIIWCLVLIFALLPIAGVGKYTLQWPGTWCFISTGDKDVTGNTFFATTFAALGIFSLLVTLSCNVVTIRGLVTRCKTKSSSTQSSKQWERLTTETVIQLMGIMCVLLTCWSPLLVLMLKMISTHTSSHQCNSAAVSLSAQDLQMDCNFFLTAIRLASLNQILDPWVYLLLREILLRKFCQVASAVSRCSLETQKETRCHLDVLNKKAAQNDNVHKKSLNVENSNLNGGQVEQ is encoded by the exons ATGACATCCAAATGTCAGTCTGCAGATGTTTTGCCACAGAACCTGACTGCTGGAACCATGATGTGGGAGAAGAACCTCTCCAAATCTTCGCAGGACAGCACGGGCAACAACGCCAGCTGTGGCTCCGTGTCCGTCTTTTTCCCCATCACTATGATGATCACTGGAATGGTCGGAAACTCTCTCGCGATGTTGCTAGTTTCTAGTGCATAtagaaaaaaggaaaacaaaaggAAGAAATCCTTTTTGCTTTGCATCGGCTCTTTGGCGTTAACTGATCTTTTCGGCCAACTGCTTACAAGTCCGATTGTCATTTCGGTGTACAGAGCTGATCTGAAATGGAAACGCGTGGACCCATCGGGAACGCTATGCGCGTTCTTCGGGGTGTGCATGACCACTTTTGGCTTGTGTCCTCTCTTTTTAGCCAGTGTCATGGCCATTGAGAGGGCCTTGGCCATCACTGCTCCTCACTGGTACTCACATTACATGAAAACCAGCGTGACCAAGCAGGTTCTGGTCATCATTTGGTGTCTAGTTTTGATTTTTGCCTTATTGCCCATTGCTGGGGTTGGGAAGTACACTTTGCAGTGGCCAGGCACTTGGTGCTTCATAAGTACAGGTGACAAGGACGTGACGGGAAATACGTTTTTTGCCACGACCTTTGCGGCATTGGGGATATTTTCTTTACTGGTTACTTTGTCTTGTAATGTCGTGACCATCCGTGGGTTGGTTACACGTTGCAAAACGAAGTCAAGCTCGACCCAGTCATCCAAGCAATGGGAGAGGTTAACAACAGAGACTGTTATTCAGTTGATGGGCATTATGTGTGTGCTGTTGACATGCTGGTCACCTCTATTG GTCCTTATGTTGAAGATGATCTCGACCCACACATCCTCCCATCAATGCAATTCTGCTGCTGTATCTCTCTCAGCCCAGGACTTACAGATggactgtaatttctttctcaCAGCCATACGTCTGGCCTCGCTCAATCAGATTCTAGACCCGTGGGTTTACCTGCTCCTGAGAGAGATTCTCCTGAGGAAGTTCTGCCAGGTGGCCAGTGCAGTATCCAGGTGCTCACTGGAAACACAGAAGGAAACTCGGTGTCATCTCGATGTCCTAAATAAAAAGGCCGCTCAGAATGATAATGTTCACAAAAAGTCCCTGAACGTGGAGAACAGTAACTTGAATGGGGGCCAAGTGGAACAGTGA